A stretch of the Nicotiana tabacum cultivar K326 chromosome 6, ASM71507v2, whole genome shotgun sequence genome encodes the following:
- the LOC107824561 gene encoding large ribosomal subunit protein eL15: protein MGAYTYVSELWRKKQSDVMRFLQRVRCWEYRQLPSIVRVTRPTRPDKARRLGYKAKQGYVVYRVRVKRGGRKRPVPKGIVYGKPTNQGVTQLKFQRSKRSVAEERAGRKLGGLKVLNSYWINEDSTYKYFEVILVDQAHAAIRNDPRINWICNPVHKHRELRGLTSAGKKYRGLRGKGHLHHKARPSRRATWKRNQTISLRRYR, encoded by the exons ATGG GTGCTTACACTTATGTGTCGGAGTTATGGAGGAAGAAGCAGTCTGATGTGATGAGGTTCTTGCAAAGGGTGAGGTGCTGGGAGTACCGTCAGCTTCCCTCCATTGTCCGTGTTACTAGGCCTACTCGTCCTGACAAAGCACGTCGCTTGGGCTACAAAGCCAAGCAG GGCTATGTGGTCTACCGTGTTCGTGTGAAACGTGGTGGAAGGAAGAGGCCTGTTCCCAAAGGTATTGTGTATGGTAAGCCCACCAACCAAGGTGTTACCCAATTGAAGTTCCAGCGCAGCAAGCGCTCTGTTGCTGAGGAGCGTGCTGGTAGGAAGTTGGGCGGCCTTAAGGTTCTCAATTCATACTGGATTAATGAG GATTCTACCTACAAGTACTTTGAGGTGATACTGGTTGACCAAGCCCATGCTGCCATCCGTAATGATCCAAGGATTAACTGGATATGCAACCCAGTGCATAAGCACAGAGAACTTCGTGGTCTCACTTCAGCTGGTAAGAAATACAGGGGTCTCCGAGGAAAAGGACACTTGCACCACAAAGCACGTCCTTCAAGAAGAGCAACCTGGAAGAGGAACCAGACTATCTCTCTCCGCCGCTACCGTTAA
- the LOC142181860 gene encoding uncharacterized protein LOC142181860, whose amino-acid sequence MVLGLNGSRVFCDKGDREKWSVNKQARIKGSSKVQRSSTIRSPPGEPKGKQQHSKEFSNQESTWRTKGSSSSFKEKQCKCSAIRSPPGEQRESNKVQRNFSNQEPAWRTKGSSSSFKEKQCKCSAIRIPPGEQRENNKVQRSSAIKSPPGEQREAVQVLRKSSASVGNQEHTWRTKGSSKVQRSSAIRSPPGEQREASVFKGRQQLGAHLENKGKTTSFEGRQVEYWQSGAYLENKRIHFRINSSQQQKKLAARFRVNSLR is encoded by the exons atgGTATTAGGTTTGAACGGATCAAGGGTATTCTGTGATAAAGGTGATAGAGAAAAATGGTCagtcaataaacaggcaag AATAAAgggaagcagcaaggttcaaaggagttcaacaatcaggagcccacctggagaaccaaagggaaagcagcaacattcaaaggagttcagcaatcaggagtccacctggagaacaaagggaagcagttcaagtttcaaggaaaagcagtgcaagtgttcagcaatcaggagcccacctggagaacaaagggaaagcaacaagGTTCAAAggaattttagcaatcaggagcccgcctggagaacaaaaggaagcagttcaagtttcaaggaaaagcagtgcaagtgttcaGCAattaggatcccacctggagaacaaagggaaaacaacaaggttcaaaggagttcagcaatcaagagcccacctggagaacaaagggaagcagttcaagttttgaggaaaagtagcgcaagtgttggtaatcaagagcacacctggagaacaaagggaagcagcaaggttcaaaggagttcagcaatcaggagcccacctggagaacaaagggaagcatcagtgttcaaaggaagacaacaattaggagcccacctggagaacaaagggaaaacaacaaGTTTCGAAGGACGACAGGTtgagtattggcaatcaggcgcctacctggagaataagagaattcacTTTAGAAtaaattcaagtcagcaacaaaaaaAGCTCGCGGCAAGATTTCGAGTCAATAGTctgaggtga